The segment CTCAGCTTCCCGAATTGAACCAGTCGCCGGGTAATAGATATTCGGAACGAGAATCCGACCGCAAATATAAACGACGGCATGATTGTGTCGGCATAACTGAAATAGAGTTCGTTATGCTTGAAAGTGTGGTACACATTTGCGAACTCTTCCAGGTAAGTCACCAGGAACATACCGAGGACGGTGTAACCACGAAATTGATCCATCGAAACGACGCGAGCATCGACGCCAACAGGGGGGCGTACTGGACTATCAGACATCATTACGGATAACCTCAAGAATGAACCAGGAGGAGGGAATGCCAAGTAGACTTGCGAAGCTACTGCCGGAGTGTGTGATGCCTATTAATCATTTTCTATGGGATTAGATTACCACTTTGATGTCCAGGAGAGTACCTAAAGGCAATATTTCCTATAATCAATATAAATTTATGCACAAAAAAAGCCTGATCCTCCAGCCAGAGATCAGGCTTTTTCTATTTCGATCGACGGGGTCACTGTCAGTCGCCCATCAATTTTCGCGCGAGTCGCTTCAGCGCTTCGTTTTCGATCTGGCGAACTCGTTCGCGGGTCAGTCCCAGACTCTCGCCGATTTCTTTCAGCGTGCTGGGTTCTTCACCATCAAGACCAAAACGCATTCGCAGAATGCTCGACTCTCGCGGGTCCATCTCTTCCAGCAGACGATAGACATGTTCCAGGTTGTCGCTGTTGATCAGGTCGTCTTCGGGACTTTTCACTCTCTCATCTGGAATGATGTCTCCGAGCGTCCGACCATTTTCCTGGTTGCCGTCGGTCTGGGGGGTGGCGTTGTAAAGCTGAATCGCCTTCTTGACGATGCCCAGCTTCTTTTTATTCAGTTGCAGCTCCTTGGCAACTTCCTCCATCGTTGGCGTGCGGTTGAATTCGTCCTGCAGCTTGGCAGTGGCGCGTCTCCACTTAGTAAGCAGTTCAACCATATAGGCTGGAATGCGGATCGTCTTGGCGGAATTGATGATCGCACGCTTGATTGACTGCTTGATCCAGTAACTGGCGTAAGTACTGAACCGGGTATTCATACCGGGGTCGAAACCTTCAACCGCACGCAAGAGCCCGAGGTTCCCTTCCTCAATGAGGTCCTGAATCGGCAAACCTTTATTGGTATAGGCTCGCGCAATATTCACGACGAGACGCAAGTTGGCACGGACCATTCGGTCGCGGGCCAGCATGTCTCCATCGCCGATTCGATACGAGAGTTCCTTCTCTTCATTCGCGGTGAGAAGCGCTGTCTCGTTAATTTCACGAAGGTACGTCTCCAGAGGAGCTTGTACATTGGAACTACTGCGGCGCTGAACTGTCGTCTTTTGCATCAGATACCTGCCGTACTTCAGTCAGATTGACTCATATATCAGGGAAACCAGGCGGGCTCAGAAATTCTGAACAAACCTGCACGTCCAGTCCGAGAATGTAAAACCTCTGTCTCAAATAACATCACCACAGAGATTTCACCGGAACCGAGTCTTGTCATTCAAAGCACTACAGCCCCGGTTCAGGACTAAACGTCACAAAAAGTAATGTGGTGCCTAAGGCATATCGTCGTCCGGTCAAACGAAGCTCGACTTTACCTGCACTTATTGCCGAATAACGCTGTGAAGCTGTACGGATTGCGCAGATTTAACGCTTCTGACGACAAAATGGGTTTTGATTGACGATCACGAAATCTGAGAACGCGAGGCGAACTCTGCCGGCTCCGTGAACTAGGTAGTTGGCCGCGGCCCCTGCTTCGGGATATAATGAAAACAGAGTGAAATCCGCCAGTTTTCGAGCTTGGTGGTTTTCTCTGACAAACGCAGGCCAAACTTTTTATGAACAGTTCAAACTCGTCTTCGACGTTCACACCATGATTATCCCATCTCGACCATTTGCCGAAACAGATTTTGCCTGCCTCAATGAGCCTCTTCTCTTTTCTAAATAAAGCTGGTAATAAACCGGCCCGCGTGGATCTCAAACAGAGATTCCAAATGCAAGCGACGGCTGGGCCGGGCAGTATGTCCAAAGTTTGGCGGGCCACGGACAATGAAACCGGCGAACGATATGCCATCAAGATTCTCGATAAGGTCAAAACGGCCAAGTTGGAAGAGCGTTACCAGACAGTGAACAAACCGAGCGAAGCCGAAATCTCGCTGCAGCTCGACCACCCTAATATTGTGAAATCTTACGAAGCTGGTTTCACTCTGGAAGACGAACCCTATCTGCTGATGGAACTGATCGACGGTGTCAGTCTCAGCAACCTCGTCGAACTGCAAAATACTCGCATCAAGAAGCAGGCTCTGTCGTTCATGATTCAACTGGGTCAGTCCCTCGTCTATCTCCATGAACAGGGATTTATGCACCATGATCTCTGTCCCCGAAATGTCATGGTGACTGTCGATAACCGGGTGAAGCTGATCGACTTCGGGCTCGCGGTTCCCAATACTCCCGATTTTCAGAAACCGGGCAATCGCACAGGAACGGCCCAGTACATGGCGCCAGAATTGATCAAACGCCAGCGAATTGACCAGCGAATCGACGTCTTCGCCTACGCGCTCACCTGCTATGAGATCGTTACAGGAAAGTTACCCTGGAATGCGGGGGACTCATTCGAGTCGGTACTCAAATGCATCAATGCACCTCCCACCGATATCCGGGAATACAGCCCCAAACTGGACGCACAATTGGCTGAGGCCATTATGAAAGGGGCCGCACCCAACCCAGATGACCGTGCCCAGACCATATCGGAAATGGTTGATCAGTTTGTGCAGATATATCGCCGGTTGAAAGCTCGAAAAAGATCTCAAAGTTGACGTCCAAGATTGCAGATGCGGACCGTCTGCTTTAGGATCCTGCCTGACTCGACCGCGGCAGGCGACTCATTGGAACGCGCCACTCTTAGATTGCCGCATATTCTTCAGCACGGATGAACGCCCCCCAATCGATGTCTGCACACCTTTCCAGCTTAAATCCTCCTCAACGTGATGCCGTACTAGTCAAGGAAGGCCCACTGCTCGTACTCGCAGGTGCTGGTACAGGGAAAACCCGCGTCATCACCTACCGCATGGCAGAACTCATTCGGCAAGGGGTCTCTCCCGATCAAATCCTCTCGGTGACCTTTACCAACAAAGCGGCAAAGGAGATGGGCGAAAGAACCAAGGTTCTGCTGGGTGGCAACCTGAGAGTGCGTCCCTTCATTTCGACCTTTCACTCATTGTGCGTTCGTATCCTGCGACAAGAGATCGAGAACCTCGGTTATCCCAAGACCTTCGCGATTTACGACCGGGGCGATCAGGAATCAGCCGCTCGCACCGCGCTCCGCGATTGTCGAATGGCCGACTCTACCCTGCGTCCGGGTGACCTGCTCAACCTGATCAGCCGTTGGAAAATGGCCGGGGAGAACCCGCGGACTGCCCCTGATCTTGCGACCAACGATAAAGAGTTTCTCGCGGCCGTCGCATTCCGTCGTTATCAGAACAATATCAAAGCCTCCGGTGGAGTCGACTTCGATGACCTCCTTCTGCTAACGGTTGACCTGTTCAAGCAATTTCCGGAAGTCCTGGAAAAGTATCAGGAGAAATTCCAATACGTTCAGATCGATGAATATCAGGATACTAACGGAGTTCAGTTCAATCTGATTAAATCACTCGTCGCGAAACATAATAATTTGTGTGTCGTGGGTGACGATGACCAATCGATCTATGGTTGGCGGGGTGCGGAAGTGACTCACATCCTGAACTTCCAACAACATTTCCCCGGCGCCACCGTCGTTCGTCTGCAGGACAACTACCGTTGCACGGTGAACATTATCGACCATGCCAACCGGCTTGTGAAACATAATAAAGGTCGCCACGACAAGACACTCATCGCTCATAAATATGGCGAAGACGATGTCCGCATCCGCGAGTACCCCAGCGAGACGGATGAAGCGGAATGTGTTGTGCGTGAAATTGAATACCTGGTCAATTACAAAAATGTCCCCGCTGAAGATATCGCGATTCTGTTCCGCACAAATGAACAACCTCGACCTTTTGAGACCGAACTTCGCCGACGCAATATTCCTTACAACCTCGTCGGAGGGCAATCATTCTTTGATCGCCGCGAGATTCGGGACGTGATGAGTTACCTCAAAATCTTTCTCAATCAGAAAGATGAAGTCTCACTCCTCCGCAT is part of the Polystyrenella longa genome and harbors:
- a CDS encoding sigma-70 family RNA polymerase sigma factor produces the protein MQKTTVQRRSSSNVQAPLETYLREINETALLTANEEKELSYRIGDGDMLARDRMVRANLRLVVNIARAYTNKGLPIQDLIEEGNLGLLRAVEGFDPGMNTRFSTYASYWIKQSIKRAIINSAKTIRIPAYMVELLTKWRRATAKLQDEFNRTPTMEEVAKELQLNKKKLGIVKKAIQLYNATPQTDGNQENGRTLGDIIPDERVKSPEDDLINSDNLEHVYRLLEEMDPRESSILRMRFGLDGEEPSTLKEIGESLGLTRERVRQIENEALKRLARKLMGD
- a CDS encoding serine/threonine protein kinase, encoding MSLFSFLNKAGNKPARVDLKQRFQMQATAGPGSMSKVWRATDNETGERYAIKILDKVKTAKLEERYQTVNKPSEAEISLQLDHPNIVKSYEAGFTLEDEPYLLMELIDGVSLSNLVELQNTRIKKQALSFMIQLGQSLVYLHEQGFMHHDLCPRNVMVTVDNRVKLIDFGLAVPNTPDFQKPGNRTGTAQYMAPELIKRQRIDQRIDVFAYALTCYEIVTGKLPWNAGDSFESVLKCINAPPTDIREYSPKLDAQLAEAIMKGAAPNPDDRAQTISEMVDQFVQIYRRLKARKRSQS
- a CDS encoding ATP-dependent helicase, producing the protein MSAHLSSLNPPQRDAVLVKEGPLLVLAGAGTGKTRVITYRMAELIRQGVSPDQILSVTFTNKAAKEMGERTKVLLGGNLRVRPFISTFHSLCVRILRQEIENLGYPKTFAIYDRGDQESAARTALRDCRMADSTLRPGDLLNLISRWKMAGENPRTAPDLATNDKEFLAAVAFRRYQNNIKASGGVDFDDLLLLTVDLFKQFPEVLEKYQEKFQYVQIDEYQDTNGVQFNLIKSLVAKHNNLCVVGDDDQSIYGWRGAEVTHILNFQQHFPGATVVRLQDNYRCTVNIIDHANRLVKHNKGRHDKTLIAHKYGEDDVRIREYPSETDEAECVVREIEYLVNYKNVPAEDIAILFRTNEQPRPFETELRRRNIPYNLVGGQSFFDRREIRDVMSYLKIFLNQKDEVSLLRIINRPTRGISTATVEKLMKHAVAHKKPILGCAEEVAASDGLSKAAVAAVGQFDRLLKKYRERFASQPREMDRALTALLEEIDYNSEIEKQYKESQQQLMRKEVLDQIIAGMKEYQNRESEPSLAGFLDEVSLDGEDAFNEKEKVEAHKVTLMTLHSAKGLEFPRVYLIGLEEGLLPHKRSIDADNDAIQEERRLAYVGITRAKDYISISRAVTRAKYGKRSRTIPSRFLHEMLTDAAVEKMIEEAEEAEAE